DNA sequence from the Sediminibacillus dalangtanensis genome:
TTACTGACCAGTTATCACGCTTGGTCGTTTATCGGTTTTGCTATCAGCAGTACCTTGTTTCTATCATCCTTGCTGTTAGCCGACTTTTCCAATCACGCCGATGAACAAGAGGCGTACAAGATTTACCGTCGTGATGCGCTGCTGTTAGGCCCTGTTACGCTATTGATGGCTTTCCTGGTCATATTTACCATGCGCTATGAAGCTGTTTGGATGTATCAAGGAATGATGGAACACTTGCCGTTTTTGTTAGCATCGGTATTTGCGTTTCTGCTGGCAGGCTTGTTTCTTTATCTGCCGTTGGGCAAGCGGAAATTGGGGTGGCCCAGAATTGCCGTCATTGTCATTGTCCTTCAATATTTACTGGCAAGCTATGCGTATGGAAGGGCACATCTCCCTTATCTGGTTTATCCGACTATCACCATCGAGGATGGCTTTACCAATCCAAATGCTTTTCGTGCTTTGTTTGTTTCTTATATTTTCGGTTTCGCTATTTTATTTCCGGGGTTCATTTACTTCTGGAAACTGTTTATGAAAGATAAACGGTATGCGAAACAACAAAAGTCAGGTTACAGTAAATAACGACGGGGCACATCTACTCAAATATCATAGACAGCCCCGCTTGATTTTCTATTTCCTTAATGTGATGCTTCATAATCGGCAATGGCCTGTTCGAGGGTAAGGGTAACAGCGATTTCATCCCAGCCGTTAAGCAGCATTTGCTTCTGATACGCCGGAAGGTCAAATTCCGCTAGAAAGCCTTGACCGTCGGTGACCTGCTGTTCGTGTAAATCTACTGTTATCCGGTATTGCCTGGTTTCGGCCTTTTGTATCAACACTTCTGTTTCGAGTTCGTTTAAATGTATGGGGAGAATTCCGTTTTTTGTACAGTTATTATAAAAAATATCGGCAAAACTCGGAGCGATGATCACTTTAAATCCATAATCCTGCAAAGCCCATGGTGCATGCTCCCTTGAAGACCCACACCCAAAATTTTCACCTGCTACCAAAATGGAAGCCCCACTGTATTTTTTATTATTCAGGGTGAAGTCAGGTTTTTCTGTCCCATCTTCGTCGAAACGCCAGTTATAAAATAAAAACTTACCAAACCCTTGTCGTTCTATTCTTTTGAGAAATTGTTTCGGAATGATTTGATCGGTATCAATGTTGGCTCTGTTCAATGGATAAACTAGTCCTTCATGCTTTTTTAACGGTTCCATTTTTTCACCCCTCACGATTGCAATGTTGCTTCGGTAAATTTTCGAACGTCGACAAAGTGACCTTCAATCGCAGCCGCTGCAGCCATTTCAGGACTGACAAGGTGTGTCCGTGCTCCGTTACCCTGCCGGCCTTCGAAGTTGCGGTTGGAGGTAGAAGCACAGCGTTCTCCGGGTGGTACAATATCATCATTCATGGCAAGACACATGCTACACCCTGCGTCGCGCCACTCAAATCCTGCCTGGGTAAAAATAACATCCAACCCTTCCGCTTCGGCAGCTGCTTTTACACTGAATGAGCCAGGAACAACAATAGCTTGCACTTGTCGGTGAACCTTCTTTCCCCTTATTACATTCGCAGCTCTTCGCAAGTCGCTTAACCTAGAATTGGTGCAGGAGCCGATAAATACGTGCTCTATTGGAACAGCATCCATCCGTTGTCCCGGATTTAGTCCCATATATGTCAATGCGCGTTCGATTTCTTCTTTTTTGCTAGCTGTCTCCGCATGGGCAGGGTCGGGGACGGTGGCACTTACAGGTATACACATACCTGGGTTCGTTCCCCAGGAAACCTGTGGTTCGATTTCCTCCGCATCGATGACGACGGTGGCATCGTAGATAGCTCCATGATCGGTTGCCAGTGCTTTCCACTCCCTTGAGATTGCTTCATATTCTTCCTGCTGCTGGGGTACATGGCGCCGTCCCCGTAAATACTCGACCGTTGTATCATCTGGACTGATCAAACCTGCCCGAGCACCTGCTTCAATGGACATGTTACATATTGTCATGCGTTCTTCCATTGTCAGGTCGCGGATCGCTTCTCCGGTATATTCGATGACATATCCAGTACCAAAGCGTACACCGAATTTGGCGATGATTGCCAATATCAAGTCCTTGGATGTGACTCCTTTGCCAAGTTTGCCATTTACCTGGACATTCAGGCTTTTTGGTGGCGCTTGCCAAAGTGTTTGCGTTGCCAGGACATGCTCGACTTCACTGGTGCCGATCCCAAAGGCCAATGCACCGAACGCCCCATGTGTTGAGGTGTGACTATCGCCGCAGACAATTGTTTTTCCAGGCTGTGTCAAACCTAGTTCTGGTCCGATAACATGGACGATACCCTGATCGGGATGGTCGATATCCGCGAGGGAAATACCGAACTGTCTACAATTTTCTTTCAAGGTTTCCATTTGTTTTTTGGAAATAGCATCTTTGATAATATTCCGGTGTTTTGTGGGAACATTATGGTCCATTGTCGCATAGGTAAGCTCTGGTCTGCGCACGCTCCGATTTTTCATTCGCAGTCCTTCGAAAGCTTGGGGAGAGGTGACCTCATGAACCAAGTGTAAGTCAATATAGAGTAAGTCAGGTTTATCCTGCTCCTGATGAACGACATGCCGTTCCCAAATCTTCTCAATAATCGTTTTTGGTTTGCTCATTTTATCAACTCCCTGCAATCAATATTTTTGTCCATTGATTATGCATAACAATTTAGGATACTGACGGTAGCGCTTTGTGATTTTATCAATTCCACAATCATTTCCGTCATTTGTTCCGTACCGACCTGGTGGCCGTTTTCTATTTGTAAATCGGCAGTATGGTAGCCATCATCGAGTACTGCCTGGACTGCTGTTTCAATCAAACGGGCTTCCTTTTCCAGTTGGAATGAATGCCTCAGCATCAGTGCAGTCGACAAAATCATCGCTAAAGGATTGGCTATCCCTTTACCGGCAATATCGGGGGCTGAACCATGGACCGGCTCATAAAGGCCGACACCGGCTTGATTCAATGAGGCCGAAGGAAGCATTCCCAGCGAACCGGTTAAGACGGATGCTTCATCACTTAAAATGTCGCCAAACATATTTTCCGTTACAATCACATCGAAAGATTTCGGGTTTGTAACGAGCTTCATTGCTGCGGCATCGACAAGCATGTGCTCGACCGTTACGTCTGGATATTGTGCTTGTTTTTCCTCAACTGTTTCCCTCCAAAGTTTGCTTGATTCCAAAACGTTTGCTTTATCAACAGAAGTGAGATGCCCTTTACGGAGCTGGGCGCTTTGAAAAGCTTTATCGACAATTTGTTCGATTTCTTTTTTTGTATAAGTGAGTGTGTCAACAACCGATTGCCCATCAACACTGCGCTCGCTAGGTGTACCGAAATATAAACCACCAATAAGTTCTCTTACGATCAGCAAATCGCTGCCACTGACTACTGCCTCCTTGAGCGGTGATGCATGCAATAGGTTGGGAAAAGCTTTTACCGGACGGAGATTCGCGAACAGATTGAGTGCTTTTCGAATACCCAAAAGTCCTTTCTCAGGGCGAAGATGGGAGGGGAGACGATCCCATTCTGGTCCACCAACTGCCCCAAGCAACACGGCATCTGCCTGTTTGCAGGCAGTTACCGTAGACTCCGGAAGGGGGATGCCGTGTAAATCAATTGCACACCCTCCAATGTCCTGTGTTTCAAATGTAAAGCTATGATCAAATTCTGCTGCAACAGCCTCCAGAACATCTTTGGCGGATTGGATGACCTCTTTGCCAATTCCGTCCCCAGGGAGCAGGACAATATGCTTTTTCATTGTGGGACCTCCTTTTCAAAATTGTCTTGAAAATACCAATTGTTTCATCATCCTGCATTTGCCTAAAGTGGTGCTGTCTCCTGCACAGTCGTATTTTTATTAAGAAAGACACGATTGATGGCATTTAAAAATGCATGCGCGGCTGCTTCCAAAACATCCTGGGCAGAACCACGTCCGCTTACGGTCGTATCATTGACAGTCATATTGACGTGGACTTCAGCCAAAGCGTCCCGGCCTTTTCCTATCGAACTTAAATGAAAATCGGTCAGATGGATGTTTTCTTCGACTAAAGCCTCGATTGTATTGTAGAGAGCCTCGACACTTCCTTGGCCGGTCCTGGCCGTTTCCACTCTGGATCCATTCGGCGTAGTAAGGGCCACCGTTGCCGTCGGCATATTGGAAGAACCATATTGCACTTGGAAGGCTTGCAGACTGTATTTTTTCCAGTCGTCTATATTTGTCTGAACATCGATTAAAATCGTGAAAAGGTCGTCGTCGGTCACTTCCTTCTTGCGGTCAGTAAGTTGCTTGAACGCTTGGAACGCTTCACTGACTTTTTCATCGGAGAGCCTGTAGCCAAGCTGTTCAATCTTATCTTTAAAAGCATGTCGGCCAGAATGTTTTCCTAATACCAGGTTGTTTGACTGAACACCAACAAGTTCTGGCGTGATGATTTCATAGGTCGATGCATTTTTTAATACCCCATCCTGATGAATGCCGGATTCATGGGCAAAAGCATTACGACCAACGACGGCTTTATTGGCTGGTACTGCCATTCCGGTAAACTTGCTGACAAGATCACTTGTACGCTTAATTTCTTTTAAGCGCAAATTGGTTTGGTATGGATATTTGTCTTGACGAATGTTCAAAGCCACAGCGAATTCCTCTAGTGCTGCATTCCCGGCCCGTTCACCAATTCCGTTGATTGTTCCTTCAATTTGAGTAGCGCCGTTTTCTACAGCTGCGAGTGAATTTGCCACTGCCATACCTAGATCGTCATGACAATGAGCGGATAGTGTTACTTGATCGATGTTCGGTACGTTTTTTCTCATGTAATGGAATAAAGCGCCATATTCTTCAGGAGTCGTGTAACCTACTGTATCAGGTAAGTTGACCACAGTTGCTCCTGCCTCGATCACTTTTTCAATAATGGTTGCGAGGAAATCCCGGTCGGATCGTGTGGCGTCCTCTGCAGACCATTCGACATGAGGAAATTTCTGTTTTGCAAAAGTTACCATCTCGACCGCTGTTTGGATCACTTCTTCCGGCGTTTTTTTCAACTTATGCGTCATATGAATGGGGGAGGTGGCCAAAAAGATATGCAGCCGTGGTTCATCCGCGTCTTTCAATGCCTCCCAGGCAATATCGATATCCGTCTTTTTTGCTCTAGCCAACCCGGTTACCGATGCGTTTTTGATCGTACGTGCGATGTTCCTCACAGCTTCAAAGTCGCCTTTGGAGGAAGCGGGGAATCCCGCTTCCATAATATCCACGCCAAATCGTTCCAATTGTTTTGCGATTTCCAGCTTTTCCAATTGGTTTAAGTTGACCCCGGGGGATTGTTCGCCATCCCGCAGGGTCGTGTCGAAGATTTTAATTGGACCCATGTGTGACCACTTCTTTCTTTTTGGAGTTCAGCGGCTGTTTCACAAACGGCATTAACTCACGAAGCTCACGTCCTACCTTTTCAATGGAATGATTGTTTTCCTTGACATTGATTGCGTTAAACTGCGGGCGGTTTGCCTGGTTTTCCAGAATCCATCCTTTGGCAAATGCGCCTGTTTGAATGTCGGAAAGTACTTCCTTCATCCGGGCCTTGGTATCTTCGTTTACCACTCTGGGGCCTGAAACGAAGTCTCCCCACTGAGCTGTATCGGAAATCGAGTAGCGCATATTCTCCAATCCGCCTTCGTACATCAGATCCACGATCAGCTTTAATTCATGCATACACTCAAAGTAAGCCACTTCCGGCTGGTATCCTGCTTCCGTCAAGGTTTCAAAACCAGCTTTCACGAGACTGGTAAGACCTCCGCAAAGCACGGCCTGTTCTCCAAACAAATCTGTTTCTGTTTCTTCCTGGAAGGATGTTTGCAAAATTCCGGCCCGACCGGCACCGATTCCTTTTGCATAAGCCAATGCAGTTTGTTCTGCTTCTCCAGTGGCATCCTGGAAAATACCGAACAACGCTGGTACGCCGGCACCTTCTTGGAAGGTCCTGCGTACAAGATGACCTGGCCCTTTAGGTGCAACCAGAAAAACATCAACGTCCGCAGGCGGGACCACTTGGTTGAAGTGGATATTAAAACCATGGGCAAATGCCAACGCATTGCCGGGAGATAGATTTGGTTTGATACTTTTTTCGTAAACGTTCGGCTGGAGTTCATCCGGAAGTAAAATCATCACCACGTCTGCCTGGGCTGTGGCCTCTGCAACGGACTGAACAGCCAGGCCATCTTCGACTGCTTTATCCCACGATTTTCCTTTTCTAAGCCCAACTACGACATCAAAACCGCTTTCCCTTAAATTCAAGGCATGTGCGTGGCCTTGGGATCCATACCCGATAATGGCAATTTTCTTTGCTCTTAAACTTTCTTCATGAATATCATTGTGATAGAGTACTTTTGTCATTTGTAGACATCCTTTCATTTCCGTATTTGTTTTATAAAAATTGGCTTCTGCCAACGTTTATCTATTTAGTAAAGAGTAGGAGGGGAGTTCCGTCGATTGCGGCTGGTGTCCCCGTAAAAAAGCAGTCATTCCTGTCCGCGCCAATTCTTTGATTCCATAGGGGCGGAGTAGTTCAATCAAAGCTTCGATTTTTTCTGGCTTGCCAGTAACCTGAATGGACAAGCTGTCTTTGGAAACATCGATGATTGAAGCGCGGAATGGCTCGATAATCCCTTGAAGTTCATTACGCAGCTGGCCGGCGGAGACTACTTTTATCAGGGCCAGCTCACGGGAAACAATTGCTTTATCTGTTATATCGGTGACTTTCAGTACATCGATTTGTTTGTTCAGCTGTTTCGTGAGTTGCTCCAATTTTTGATTATCTTCCACTTCTACCACTAAGGTCATTTTTGAAATACTGTCTGTTTCTGTTCTTCCGACGGAAATACTTTCAATATTAAACTGGCGCTTTTGCAATAAACCGGTAATCCGGTTAAGTACGCCGCTGCGGTTTTGTACGGTTGCGGTTATGATTCGTCTCATGGTTTCACCCCAATCATCTGATGAAGTCCTTTGCCTGGCGCTATCATCGGATAGACATTCTCTTGCCGGAGTACACGGCAATCCAGGACGACAGGTCCGTTGTATGAAAAGACCTCCGGAAGCAAATCAATGAATTCTTCCTGGGTATCAATCCGGTAACCCCGGATACCGTAACTGTCGGCCAGTTTCACAAAGTCCGGTTGTATTTGCAGCAGTGATTCCGAATAACGCTCTTCATAAAAGGTTTCCTGCCATTGCCTTACCATCCCGAGAGCGCCATTGTTTACAATGATTACTTTTACAGGTAACTGCCGTTCTTGTAGAACGGAGAGCTCCTGGAGAGTCATTTGAAATCCGCCATCCCCCACAAAGGCGATGACTGTTTCTTCCGGCTTTGCCAGCTGGGCACCGATTGCTGCGGGAAATCCGAATCCCATTGTTCCCAATCCACCCGAGGTCACCCACCTGTCAGGTTCTTCAAAGGCGTAATATTGTGCGGCCCACATTTGATGCTGCCCGACATCTGTCGTCACAATGGCATTGCCATTGGTAACGTTGTGAACAGCCTCAATCAACCATTGCGGAACCATTTCTTTTGCCGGGTTTTTATACCAAAGCGGATTTTCTTTTTGATAATCCGTAAGGTGCTGAAGCCAATCATCATGATTCGAGGTGGATTCAGCATGATAAAATAGCGATTGTAATGCAGCTTTCGAATCAGAAACGACTGGTATATGGGTTGTTACGTTTTTGCCTATTTCAGCCGGGTCTATATCGATGTGCGCAACGGTTGCCGTTGGGGCAAAATGTTCCAAATTCCCAGTCAAACGATCATCAAAACGGGCACCGATGTTAATCAGTAAATCGCATTCATAAAGCGCTCTGTTTGCTGTG
Encoded proteins:
- the leuB gene encoding 3-isopropylmalate dehydrogenase; this translates as MKKHIVLLPGDGIGKEVIQSAKDVLEAVAAEFDHSFTFETQDIGGCAIDLHGIPLPESTVTACKQADAVLLGAVGGPEWDRLPSHLRPEKGLLGIRKALNLFANLRPVKAFPNLLHASPLKEAVVSGSDLLIVRELIGGLYFGTPSERSVDGQSVVDTLTYTKKEIEQIVDKAFQSAQLRKGHLTSVDKANVLESSKLWRETVEEKQAQYPDVTVEHMLVDAAAMKLVTNPKSFDVIVTENMFGDILSDEASVLTGSLGMLPSASLNQAGVGLYEPVHGSAPDIAGKGIANPLAMILSTALMLRHSFQLEKEARLIETAVQAVLDDGYHTADLQIENGHQVGTEQMTEMIVELIKSQSATVSILNCYA
- the leuC gene encoding 3-isopropylmalate dehydratase large subunit; its protein translation is MSKPKTIIEKIWERHVVHQEQDKPDLLYIDLHLVHEVTSPQAFEGLRMKNRSVRRPELTYATMDHNVPTKHRNIIKDAISKKQMETLKENCRQFGISLADIDHPDQGIVHVIGPELGLTQPGKTIVCGDSHTSTHGAFGALAFGIGTSEVEHVLATQTLWQAPPKSLNVQVNGKLGKGVTSKDLILAIIAKFGVRFGTGYVIEYTGEAIRDLTMEERMTICNMSIEAGARAGLISPDDTTVEYLRGRRHVPQQQEEYEAISREWKALATDHGAIYDATVVIDAEEIEPQVSWGTNPGMCIPVSATVPDPAHAETASKKEEIERALTYMGLNPGQRMDAVPIEHVFIGSCTNSRLSDLRRAANVIRGKKVHRQVQAIVVPGSFSVKAAAEAEGLDVIFTQAGFEWRDAGCSMCLAMNDDIVPPGERCASTSNRNFEGRQGNGARTHLVSPEMAAAAAIEGHFVDVRKFTEATLQS
- the ilvC gene encoding ketol-acid reductoisomerase → MTKVLYHNDIHEESLRAKKIAIIGYGSQGHAHALNLRESGFDVVVGLRKGKSWDKAVEDGLAVQSVAEATAQADVVMILLPDELQPNVYEKSIKPNLSPGNALAFAHGFNIHFNQVVPPADVDVFLVAPKGPGHLVRRTFQEGAGVPALFGIFQDATGEAEQTALAYAKGIGAGRAGILQTSFQEETETDLFGEQAVLCGGLTSLVKAGFETLTEAGYQPEVAYFECMHELKLIVDLMYEGGLENMRYSISDTAQWGDFVSGPRVVNEDTKARMKEVLSDIQTGAFAKGWILENQANRPQFNAINVKENNHSIEKVGRELRELMPFVKQPLNSKKKEVVTHGSN
- the ilvB gene encoding acetolactate synthase large subunit, which codes for MKVQTKPGAAPRIETKTGADLLVESLIKEKVDILFGYPGGAVLPIYDALYRARESFTHILTRHEQGAIHAAEGYARVSGKPGVVIATSGPGATNLVTGIADAMIDSLPLVVFTGQVARGVIGTDAFQEADVMGITTPITKHNYQVQHVSDLPRIVREAFHIASTGRPGPVVVDIPKDISANSCEDEYDDDFHLPGYQPNIKPNPLQLKKLANALETAERPVILAGAGVMFGNASDELRKFAEKHSLPVVTTLLGLGSFPGSHPLALGMAGMHGTFTANRALYECDLLINIGARFDDRLTGNLEHFAPTATVAHIDIDPAEIGKNVTTHIPVVSDSKAALQSLFYHAESTSNHDDWLQHLTDYQKENPLWYKNPAKEMVPQWLIEAVHNVTNGNAIVTTDVGQHQMWAAQYYAFEEPDRWVTSGGLGTMGFGFPAAIGAQLAKPEETVIAFVGDGGFQMTLQELSVLQERQLPVKVIIVNNGALGMVRQWQETFYEERYSESLLQIQPDFVKLADSYGIRGYRIDTQEEFIDLLPEVFSYNGPVVLDCRVLRQENVYPMIAPGKGLHQMIGVKP
- the leuD gene encoding 3-isopropylmalate dehydratase small subunit translates to MEPLKKHEGLVYPLNRANIDTDQIIPKQFLKRIERQGFGKFLFYNWRFDEDGTEKPDFTLNNKKYSGASILVAGENFGCGSSREHAPWALQDYGFKVIIAPSFADIFYNNCTKNGILPIHLNELETEVLIQKAETRQYRITVDLHEQQVTDGQGFLAEFDLPAYQKQMLLNGWDEIAVTLTLEQAIADYEASH
- a CDS encoding 2-isopropylmalate synthase, yielding MGPIKIFDTTLRDGEQSPGVNLNQLEKLEIAKQLERFGVDIMEAGFPASSKGDFEAVRNIARTIKNASVTGLARAKKTDIDIAWEALKDADEPRLHIFLATSPIHMTHKLKKTPEEVIQTAVEMVTFAKQKFPHVEWSAEDATRSDRDFLATIIEKVIEAGATVVNLPDTVGYTTPEEYGALFHYMRKNVPNIDQVTLSAHCHDDLGMAVANSLAAVENGATQIEGTINGIGERAGNAALEEFAVALNIRQDKYPYQTNLRLKEIKRTSDLVSKFTGMAVPANKAVVGRNAFAHESGIHQDGVLKNASTYEIITPELVGVQSNNLVLGKHSGRHAFKDKIEQLGYRLSDEKVSEAFQAFKQLTDRKKEVTDDDLFTILIDVQTNIDDWKKYSLQAFQVQYGSSNMPTATVALTTPNGSRVETARTGQGSVEALYNTIEALVEENIHLTDFHLSSIGKGRDALAEVHVNMTVNDTTVSGRGSAQDVLEAAAHAFLNAINRVFLNKNTTVQETAPL
- a CDS encoding cytochrome d ubiquinol oxidase subunit II encodes the protein MSDVLIAITVLWGFIFIYSVMATMDFGAGFWSLVYINKEKTNATNIANRYLSPTWEVTNVFIVAIVVALFSFFPGATFTLGTVLLIPGSIILLLLAVRSGFLVFSHIAEEYRKPLTYISGVTGFLIPGLLILVLPVTHGNYIEVRNGVEQLLFGELLTSYHAWSFIGFAISSTLFLSSLLLADFSNHADEQEAYKIYRRDALLLGPVTLLMAFLVIFTMRYEAVWMYQGMMEHLPFLLASVFAFLLAGLFLYLPLGKRKLGWPRIAVIVIVLQYLLASYAYGRAHLPYLVYPTITIEDGFTNPNAFRALFVSYIFGFAILFPGFIYFWKLFMKDKRYAKQQKSGYSK
- the ilvN gene encoding acetolactate synthase small subunit; the encoded protein is MRRIITATVQNRSGVLNRITGLLQKRQFNIESISVGRTETDSISKMTLVVEVEDNQKLEQLTKQLNKQIDVLKVTDITDKAIVSRELALIKVVSAGQLRNELQGIIEPFRASIIDVSKDSLSIQVTGKPEKIEALIELLRPYGIKELARTGMTAFLRGHQPQSTELPSYSLLNR